In Antennarius striatus isolate MH-2024 chromosome 8, ASM4005453v1, whole genome shotgun sequence, a single window of DNA contains:
- the timm10 gene encoding mitochondrial import inner membrane translocase subunit Tim10, giving the protein MDPVKAEQLAAELEVEMMADMYNRMTGACHRKCVPPHYKEAELTKGESVCLDRCVAKYLDLHERLGRKLTELSVQDEEMMRKAAMGSG; this is encoded by the exons ATGGATCCCGTGAAGGCGGAGCAGCTGGCggcggagctggaggtggagatgATGGCCGACATGTACAACCG GATGACCGGCGCCTgccacaggaagtgtgtccCGCCACATTACAAGGAGGCGGAGCTGACGAAGGGCGAGTCAGTGTGTCTGGACCGCTGCGTGGCCAAATACCTGGACCTCCACGAGCGGCTGGGACGCAAGCTGACCGAGCTCTCCGTCCAGGACGAGGAGATGATGAGGAAGGCGGCGATGGGCAGCGGGTAG